The region GACGTTATGAGTCTTTCACTTGGCTGGTTACATGCTTGGAATCCTGACAGAAACAGCTGGCGAAGTATCATGACCAATGCTCTTACTGCCGGTTTAGTTGCCTCAGTAGCAGCCGGTAATGAAGGGAGTTATCAAAACAATTATCCTATCCCGGATAATGTCCGTACACCCGGTGATTGTCCTCCTCCCTGGTTACATCCGGATCAGACTTTAATAGGTGGACTATCGGCAGTTATTACTATCGGAGCGACTAATTCTTCCGATCAGGTTGCCAATTTTTCTTCTCGAGGTCCTGTTACCTGGCAGAATGTAGGTATGTATAACGATTATCCATACAATCCGGGTATCGGTTTAATACGTCCCGATGTAGTTGCACCAGGAGTTGATGTAGTATCACTCAGGCATAATAACAATTGGGGTTACACCAGTATGAGCGGTACTTCAATGGCAGCTCCTAACGCTGCGGGAGTAATGGCTTTGATGTTGTCAAAGGATCCGTTGTTACTACCGGAAGATATTTCTCAGATCTTAGAAGAAACGGCTAATGCATTACATACTACAAAGAGTAATATATCAGGTTCAGGCAGGATTGATGCTTTGAGTGCCATAGATTTAATAGTAGCAGAAAATCCACCTCATCCGCCGATAAATCCTCATCCGGCAGTGGGAGCGCTGGGAGTTCCTTTGATACCGACCTTGTCTTGGACAAACGGGGGCGGGGCTCTGATCTATTTTGTTAATCTGGGCACGGATAATCCTCCTACTAACGTTCTATATGAATTTATGACACCCGATCTTTCTATTCAGGTTCCATTACAATTAGAACATTCAACAACATATTACTGGCAGGTATTTGCCATGAATAACTTTGGTCAGACTCCAAGTGAGGTCTGGTCTTTCACTACCGGTTTACCTATCAGTGAAGATTTTGAGACCGGTGATTTTACAGAGTATGAATGGGATTTTTTGACAGCAGGTAATGTAGCCCAGGAATGGCATATTACATCGAATGAATCGTTTTCAGGGACTTATTCAGCCCGTAGCGGACAAGTAGGGGATAGTGCTTTAACTACTCTGCAGGTGACTATCGAAGTTACAGAACCAGGAATAATATCTTTCTATCGCAAGGTATCAACAGAAGAAAATGATTTTCTGCGTTTTCTGATCAATAACAGTATTCAGGGATTTTGGTCGGGTGAAGAAGATTGGACTCCGGAAAGCTTTTATGTGGAAGCAGGGGTGCAAACTTTCCGCTGGATGTATATCAAGAATCCTTTGGATGCGGGTGGTCAGGATGCTGTGTGGATAGATGATATAACTTTCCCACCACATGTATATAATGTTGTAAACTCTCCGGAAAATCTACAATATGAACTAGATCTGGAATACATTCTTCTGGAGTGGGAGTTAGAACAATTAAGAGATCCGTTATTCTTAGGATTTAATATATACCAGGCACTTGGAGAGCAATCTAATTATGAATTGTTGAATCAAGAACCAGTCCAAGAGACAGAATATCATGTTCTGATTACTAATGCCGGAGATCATTCCTTTTATGTAACAGCTCTGTATGACACTGCAGAATCAGATCCTTCTGAAATTGTCGAGCTAACTATCGAACCAGCGATAGAAGAGCCGTTCATAGATCCACCCGGGGGAGAATTTACTTCTCCCGTAATGGTTTCTATCGATTGCCAAGAACCTGATGTTTACATCTTCTATACTACTGATGGTGAAGATCCGACCTGTGATTGTACTCCTTATGATGAACCGATAGAGATCGCTGAATCGCTGACGCTGAAAATTCGTCTCTATAAAGAAGGACATTTGCCCAGTGAAGTCTT is a window of Candidatus Cloacimonadota bacterium DNA encoding:
- a CDS encoding S8 family serine peptidase; translation: MKLRHVLLTFTVLVIVFSVQAIELEKGTADLNDALRKIESSEEMLPVIVIMKEQYDSDLLYNQIRTLDRRMRRDYTITTLQQFSESTQAGITRELATLEREGLVENLSYLWVTNAITLRANREALVQLDKRADIDRILYDPIRQVLIGDDFRFESGENIFTSDDDDVTRDIVYNVNIMNVPDVWDQGFYGQGVVVAVLDTGVNYNHADITNQMWTDPNYPNHGYNFVNNTHNTLDDHGHGTHCAGTVAGNGASGTQTGVAPQSQIMALKVLDSGGGGQESGVWNAIQFSITHGADVMSLSLGWLHAWNPDRNSWRSIMTNALTAGLVASVAAGNEGSYQNNYPIPDNVRTPGDCPPPWLHPDQTLIGGLSAVITIGATNSSDQVANFSSRGPVTWQNVGMYNDYPYNPGIGLIRPDVVAPGVDVVSLRHNNNWGYTSMSGTSMAAPNAAGVMALMLSKDPLLLPEDISQILEETANALHTTKSNISGSGRIDALSAIDLIVAENPPHPPINPHPAVGALGVPLIPTLSWTNGGGALIYFVNLGTDNPPTNVLYEFMTPDLSIQVPLQLEHSTTYYWQVFAMNNFGQTPSEVWSFTTGLPISEDFETGDFTEYEWDFLTAGNVAQEWHITSNESFSGTYSARSGQVGDSALTTLQVTIEVTEPGIISFYRKVSTEENDFLRFLINNSIQGFWSGEEDWTPESFYVEAGVQTFRWMYIKNPLDAGGQDAVWIDDITFPPHVYNVVNSPENLQYELDLEYILLEWELEQLRDPLFLGFNIYQALGEQSNYELLNQEPVQETEYHVLITNAGDHSFYVTALYDTAESDPSEIVELTIEPAIEEPFIDPPGGEFTSPVMVSIDCQEPDVYIFYTTDGEDPTCDCTPYDEPIEIAESLTLKIRLYKEGHLPSEVFTYEFEITTSVEDDVLLKPTDLKVYPNPFVMNNPQLKNSRTLNIDFSLAHSNEVVKIDIYNIKGQLVRSFQPQIGDQQSYSINWDMKAHNGRDVGSGIYLIRMSAGKEVLTRRVMVVK